The Leucobacter sp. UCMA 4100 genome window below encodes:
- a CDS encoding isoprenyl transferase: MTDPVTSVAPSGIVPLDWTGQSAPVFRGPAPKHIAIVMDGNGRWANQRGLPRVEGHKVGEQALLDVVAGAIQAGVKHLSVYAFSTENWRRSPDEVRFLMGFNRDVMRRRREQLHSWNVRVRWSGRRPKLWRSVINELKHTERVTANNTGLTLTMCVNYGGRNELTDAVRAIAAEVEAGRLTSKGITERTIERHLYVPEVPGVDLFIRSSGEQRLSNFLIWQSSYAEMVFLDTLWPDFRRHHLWEAIDTFHSRDRRFGGAIDGAPSRAPQCYGATSETIDE, from the coding sequence ATGACAGATCCAGTCACCTCAGTCGCACCGAGCGGCATCGTTCCCCTCGATTGGACGGGGCAGAGCGCCCCGGTGTTTCGCGGGCCTGCTCCGAAGCACATTGCGATCGTCATGGACGGCAACGGCCGGTGGGCAAATCAGCGCGGTCTGCCGAGGGTTGAGGGCCACAAGGTCGGCGAACAGGCACTACTTGACGTCGTGGCTGGGGCGATTCAGGCGGGGGTTAAGCACCTCAGCGTGTATGCCTTCTCGACTGAGAACTGGCGCCGCTCGCCCGACGAGGTGCGTTTTCTTATGGGCTTCAACCGCGATGTGATGCGCCGCCGCCGCGAACAGCTTCATAGCTGGAACGTGCGCGTGCGCTGGTCCGGTCGGCGACCCAAGCTCTGGCGCTCGGTCATTAACGAGCTGAAGCACACCGAACGGGTCACCGCGAACAACACCGGTCTCACGCTCACCATGTGCGTAAACTACGGGGGTCGCAACGAGCTCACCGACGCGGTTCGGGCAATAGCGGCCGAGGTCGAAGCGGGCCGACTCACCTCGAAGGGCATCACCGAGCGTACGATCGAGCGGCACCTGTACGTGCCTGAGGTTCCGGGCGTTGACCTTTTCATTCGCAGTTCGGGAGAGCAGCGGTTGAGCAATTTTCTTATCTGGCAGTCGTCGTACGCCGAGATGGTCTTTCTTGATACGCTCTGGCCTGACTTTCGTAGGCACCACCTTTGGGAGGCGATTGACACCTTCCACTCAAGAGATCGGCGTTTTGGCGGGGCCATCGATGGCGCCCCGAGCCGCGCCCCTCAGTGTTATGGCGCAACGTCTGAGACAATAGACGAGTGA
- a CDS encoding fatty acyl-CoA synthetase has translation MLAQSMATEVAAARSLTLGDTLRRTAARYPAKVALIDGDTSLTYEEFNTRVNQLANALTQRGIVKGDRVTMLSKNCWQFLVASYATAKIGAIFTPINFMLKVDEVSYLLEDSRPAACIAQTGFTETMRRALEQSGITPAVRIEITVGQAASPEWQPFDVFSTAASSAEPTAMIGDDDALRLMYTSGTESKPKGLLHSSRSLIAEYVSSIIDGGMSHDDIDLHSLPFYHCAQLDCFIGPDVYLGATSIILPGPDSARVLATIERYKVTKYFAPPTVWIALLNSQSFAIADLSSMKKGYYGASPMPVEVLKKLLAELPDLDFWNFYGQTELAPVATILPPHEQVSHAGSAGRPVLNVETAIMAEDGTILPRGEVGEIVHRGPQIALGYWNRDELTAEAFKYGWFHSGDLGVFDAEGRLTIVDRVKDMIKTGGENVASREVEEALYGHPAVAEVAVFATPHEKWIETVAAAVVVREGHEVTAEELQAFACERLATYKVPTVVRFYEALPKNPSGKIMKRDLREAFSE, from the coding sequence ATGCTTGCACAGTCAATGGCGACTGAGGTTGCTGCCGCTCGATCACTCACACTCGGCGATACCCTTCGTCGAACCGCAGCGCGGTACCCCGCCAAGGTCGCGCTCATCGATGGCGACACGAGCCTCACCTACGAAGAGTTCAACACCCGGGTGAACCAACTGGCGAATGCCCTCACGCAGCGGGGCATCGTGAAGGGTGACCGGGTGACGATGCTCAGCAAGAACTGCTGGCAGTTTCTCGTCGCTTCGTATGCCACCGCGAAGATCGGGGCGATCTTCACGCCCATAAACTTCATGCTGAAGGTTGATGAGGTGAGCTACCTACTTGAAGATTCGAGGCCTGCGGCCTGCATCGCGCAAACAGGGTTCACCGAGACGATGCGGCGGGCACTCGAGCAGAGCGGCATCACACCCGCGGTGCGCATCGAGATCACGGTGGGGCAGGCTGCGTCACCCGAGTGGCAACCGTTCGACGTCTTTTCGACCGCGGCCTCGTCTGCTGAGCCGACAGCCATGATTGGAGATGACGATGCGCTACGCCTCATGTACACGAGCGGCACCGAATCAAAGCCGAAGGGCCTCTTGCACTCGAGTCGCTCGCTCATTGCTGAATACGTGAGCTCGATTATCGACGGAGGAATGTCGCATGACGACATCGATCTGCACAGCCTGCCGTTCTATCACTGCGCTCAGCTCGACTGTTTCATCGGCCCCGATGTATACCTTGGCGCAACAAGCATTATCTTGCCCGGGCCTGATTCTGCGCGGGTGCTCGCGACCATTGAACGCTATAAGGTCACGAAATACTTCGCCCCGCCAACGGTGTGGATCGCGCTGCTCAACTCCCAGAGTTTCGCGATCGCCGATCTTTCATCGATGAAGAAGGGCTACTACGGCGCCTCACCGATGCCGGTCGAGGTGCTCAAAAAACTGCTCGCAGAGCTGCCAGACCTCGACTTTTGGAATTTTTACGGACAAACCGAGCTGGCCCCTGTCGCGACGATTCTGCCGCCCCATGAGCAGGTCTCGCACGCCGGCTCGGCTGGCCGCCCGGTGCTCAACGTTGAAACGGCCATCATGGCCGAAGACGGCACCATCTTGCCGCGTGGCGAAGTGGGCGAGATCGTACACCGCGGCCCCCAGATTGCCCTCGGCTACTGGAACCGTGATGAGCTCACGGCCGAGGCCTTCAAATACGGCTGGTTTCACTCTGGTGACCTTGGCGTATTCGACGCCGAGGGCAGGCTGACCATCGTCGATCGTGTCAAAGACATGATTAAGACGGGCGGCGAGAACGTTGCGAGCCGCGAGGTCGAAGAAGCGCTCTATGGGCACCCGGCGGTGGCCGAGGTCGCGGTTTTCGCGACGCCCCATGAGAAGTGGATCGAGACCGTTGCAGCCGCCGTCGTTGTTCGTGAGGGGCACGAGGTGACCGCGGAGGAGCTGCAGGCGTTTGCTTGTGAGCGACTCGCGACATATAAGGTACCGACGGTCGTGAGGTTTTACGAGGCCCTGCCGAAAAACCCAAGCGGCAAAATCATGAAGCGTGACCTTCGGGAGGCCTTCTCCGAGTAG
- a CDS encoding trimeric intracellular cation channel family protein produces the protein MQAFAAVDAFQLPLSLDLSAVTLGSIQGAMFAAGFKRIDLLGVSIIGTVAGLGGGLLRDIMLGVTPAALQSNWYLLVAVLGSFIGMLLNQLFMRVDGLITLLDALSIGMYAALGTTKALAAGLPVVPSLFVGTLAAVGGGVLRDLLLNIPISVLQVGSLYAIAALAGSVSIIVSLLLGASVAIAGIVCVVVTTLVRLLAVRFGWSLPEQRAIKQRRQRQMREVTETIEALRTGVIDIDELSRLALADDEQPETAADRPASPRPGSSRAQSRSRARQPRRRSRWGRRRS, from the coding sequence GTGCAAGCTTTTGCCGCGGTCGACGCGTTCCAGCTCCCGCTCTCGCTCGACCTCTCGGCGGTCACGCTCGGCAGCATTCAGGGCGCCATGTTTGCCGCGGGCTTCAAGCGCATTGATTTGCTCGGCGTGTCGATCATCGGCACGGTCGCCGGCCTCGGCGGAGGCCTCCTGCGTGACATCATGCTCGGCGTCACCCCGGCGGCCCTCCAATCGAACTGGTACCTGCTCGTGGCCGTGCTCGGGTCGTTCATCGGCATGCTACTCAACCAGCTGTTCATGCGCGTCGACGGGCTCATCACCTTGCTCGACGCACTCTCGATCGGTATGTACGCGGCCCTCGGAACCACCAAGGCCCTCGCAGCGGGCCTTCCCGTCGTGCCCTCCCTCTTCGTCGGAACCCTCGCCGCAGTCGGAGGCGGCGTACTGCGCGACCTCTTACTGAACATCCCGATCTCGGTCTTGCAGGTCGGCTCGCTCTACGCCATCGCCGCGCTCGCGGGCAGCGTCAGCATCATCGTCTCGCTCCTACTCGGAGCCAGCGTCGCCATCGCTGGGATCGTCTGTGTCGTCGTCACGACCCTCGTGCGCCTACTCGCGGTGCGCTTCGGCTGGAGTCTGCCCGAACAGCGCGCCATCAAGCAGCGCCGCCAGCGCCAGATGCGCGAGGTAACCGAAACCATCGAGGCGCTTCGCACCGGCGTCATTGACATCGACGAGTTGAGCCGCCTCGCTCTCGCCGACGACGAGCAACCCGAAACCGCAGCGGATCGCCCCGCGAGCCCCCGCCCCGGTTCCAGCCGCGCCCAAAGCCGCAGCCGCGCCCGGCAGCCACGGCGCCGCTCGCGCTGGGGCCGCCGCCGGTCGTGA
- a CDS encoding HIT family protein — protein sequence MAGVDGMHGVESAAHLAGVPDSFQRLWTPHRLVYVQDTTQPEEDTCPFCKGPEMSDEDALIVARGEHAYVLLNLFPYNTGHLLVCPYRHISTYDLATPEEVAEIGSLTQTAMRVVKQVSHNDGFNIGMNQGVAAGAGIAAHLHQHIVPRWAQDANFFPIIGQTKALPKLLGDTRREIAEAWPELP from the coding sequence ATGGCAGGAGTAGACGGCATGCATGGCGTCGAAAGCGCGGCGCACCTCGCCGGGGTTCCCGATTCGTTCCAGCGTCTCTGGACCCCGCACCGGCTCGTGTACGTGCAAGACACGACGCAGCCAGAGGAAGACACGTGCCCGTTTTGCAAGGGGCCCGAAATGAGCGATGAAGACGCGCTCATCGTGGCGAGAGGTGAGCATGCCTACGTGCTGCTGAACCTCTTCCCGTACAACACGGGGCACCTCCTCGTGTGCCCGTACCGGCATATCTCGACCTACGATCTCGCGACTCCCGAAGAGGTCGCCGAGATCGGCTCGCTCACGCAAACGGCGATGCGGGTCGTGAAGCAGGTCTCGCACAACGACGGTTTCAACATCGGAATGAATCAGGGGGTGGCCGCGGGCGCAGGAATCGCGGCACACCTGCACCAGCACATCGTGCCTCGGTGGGCGCAAGACGCCAATTTCTTCCCGATCATTGGGCAGACGAAAGCGCTGCCAAAACTGCTCGGCGACACGCGGCGAGAAATCGCAGAAGCGTGGCCTGAGCTACCCTAG
- the thrS gene encoding threonine--tRNA ligase — translation MADGFSLFTDRSVVAMRVDGELKDLAATVEEGQTATPVTIDSPDGLDILRHSAAHVLAQAVQRINPETELGIGPPITDGFYYDFDPAEAFTPEDLKEISKEMQKIIKQGQRFVRRVVSEDEARAELANEPYKLELIGLKGGGDDNESVEVGGAELTIYDNVDPKTGEVCWKDLCRGPHLPNTRMIGNGWALMRVAGAYWRGSEANPMLQRIYGTAWPTKDELREYQTRLEEAAKRDHRKLGAELDLFSFPDEIGSGLAVFHPKGGIIRHEIENFMRDELLKNGYEVVNSPHITKGTLFETSQHLNWYKDGMFPAMHLDHVEDDEGNIVKPGQDYYLKPMNCPFHNLIFRARSRSYRELPLRLAEFGTVYRYEKSGTLAGLTRVRGLTQDDAHIYVTDEQVKDEIKRQLEFVFATLRAYGLDDFYLELSTRDPEKSVGTDDQWAEAEQTLREVGNESGLELVDDPAGAAFYGPKISVQARDAIGRTWQLSTVQLDFNQPALFELEYAAADGTRKQPVMIHRALLGSIERFFAILLEHYAGAFPVWLSPTQVVGIPVAEEYGEYLDGVIEQLRAEGVRAEVDHSDDRMQKKIRNHTKAKTPIQLIAGEQDRGAGTVSFRFRDGSQLNGVPVAEAVERIRVAIRDKEQVNTAWQE, via the coding sequence GTGGCAGATGGCTTTTCGCTGTTCACCGACCGTTCCGTCGTCGCTATGCGCGTCGACGGCGAGCTGAAAGATCTCGCCGCAACGGTCGAAGAGGGGCAGACGGCCACGCCCGTCACAATCGATTCACCCGACGGGCTCGACATTCTGCGCCACTCCGCGGCGCACGTGCTCGCGCAGGCGGTGCAGCGCATTAATCCCGAAACCGAACTCGGCATCGGGCCTCCCATCACCGATGGTTTCTACTACGACTTTGACCCGGCCGAGGCTTTTACCCCCGAAGATCTCAAAGAGATCTCGAAGGAAATGCAAAAGATCATCAAGCAGGGCCAGCGCTTCGTGCGTCGCGTCGTGAGCGAAGATGAGGCCCGTGCCGAGCTTGCGAACGAGCCGTACAAGCTCGAGCTCATCGGGCTCAAGGGCGGTGGCGACGATAACGAGAGCGTTGAGGTCGGCGGGGCTGAGCTCACGATCTACGACAATGTCGACCCGAAAACCGGCGAGGTCTGCTGGAAAGACCTGTGCCGCGGGCCGCACCTTCCTAACACCCGCATGATCGGCAACGGCTGGGCGCTCATGCGCGTCGCCGGCGCGTACTGGCGCGGTAGCGAAGCAAACCCGATGCTGCAGCGCATCTACGGCACCGCTTGGCCGACGAAAGACGAGCTGCGTGAGTATCAGACTCGCCTTGAGGAGGCCGCGAAGCGCGACCACCGTAAGCTTGGCGCAGAACTCGATCTCTTCTCGTTCCCCGATGAAATTGGATCAGGGCTCGCGGTGTTCCACCCCAAGGGCGGCATCATTCGCCACGAGATTGAAAACTTCATGCGCGATGAGCTGCTGAAGAACGGCTACGAGGTCGTCAACAGCCCACACATCACCAAGGGAACGCTCTTCGAGACGAGCCAGCACCTCAACTGGTACAAAGACGGTATGTTCCCGGCGATGCACCTCGATCACGTCGAAGACGACGAGGGCAACATCGTTAAGCCGGGGCAGGACTACTACCTGAAGCCCATGAACTGCCCGTTCCACAACCTCATCTTCCGTGCGCGTTCGCGCTCGTACCGTGAGTTGCCGCTGCGCCTTGCAGAGTTCGGGACCGTGTACCGCTATGAGAAGAGCGGCACGCTCGCGGGGCTCACCCGCGTGCGCGGCCTTACGCAGGACGACGCGCACATCTACGTGACCGACGAGCAGGTGAAAGACGAGATCAAACGCCAGCTTGAGTTTGTCTTTGCGACGCTTCGGGCCTACGGACTCGACGACTTCTACCTCGAGCTCTCAACGCGTGACCCCGAAAAGTCTGTCGGCACCGATGACCAGTGGGCAGAGGCAGAGCAGACGCTGCGCGAGGTCGGCAACGAATCGGGTCTTGAACTCGTCGACGATCCTGCAGGCGCCGCGTTCTACGGCCCGAAGATCTCGGTCCAGGCGCGCGACGCGATCGGCCGCACCTGGCAGCTCTCTACCGTGCAGCTCGACTTCAACCAGCCCGCGCTGTTTGAACTCGAGTACGCCGCGGCAGACGGGACGCGCAAGCAGCCGGTCATGATCCACCGCGCCCTGCTCGGCTCGATCGAACGCTTCTTCGCGATTCTGCTTGAGCACTACGCTGGAGCGTTCCCGGTGTGGCTCTCGCCAACCCAGGTTGTCGGCATTCCCGTGGCTGAAGAGTACGGCGAGTACCTCGACGGGGTCATCGAGCAGCTGCGCGCCGAGGGCGTGCGTGCCGAGGTCGACCACAGCGATGATCGCATGCAGAAGAAGATTCGCAATCACACGAAGGCGAAGACCCCGATTCAGCTCATCGCCGGTGAGCAGGATCGCGGTGCTGGCACGGTGAGCTTCCGCTTCCGTGACGGGTCACAGCTCAATGGTGTGCCGGTCGCCGAGGCGGTCGAGCGCATTCGCGTCGCGATTCGTGACAAGGAGCAGGTGAACACCGCATGGCAGGAGTAG
- a CDS encoding YebC/PmpR family DNA-binding transcriptional regulator, giving the protein MAGHSKWATTKHKKAIIDAKRAKAFAKHIKAIEVAARIGGPDESGNPALAEVVHKAKKNSVPGDNIQRAIKRGAGLTGDSVEYQTIMYEGYGPGGVAILVECLTDNKNRSATEVRTAMTRNHGTMADPGSVAYNFERKGVIEVPAEGTSEDDILMAVLDAGAEEVTPAPNGEFFEVIVDTAQLNAARTALVDSGIEYDSAESQFVPNLKVDIDLEVAKKMFQLIDALEDSDDVQNVYANFDLSAEVQEQLANEE; this is encoded by the coding sequence GTGGCAGGTCACTCAAAATGGGCGACAACGAAGCATAAAAAGGCCATCATCGACGCCAAGCGCGCGAAGGCCTTCGCCAAGCACATTAAGGCGATCGAGGTCGCTGCCCGCATCGGCGGGCCAGACGAATCAGGCAACCCGGCTCTCGCCGAGGTCGTGCACAAGGCGAAAAAGAACTCGGTTCCCGGCGATAACATTCAGCGTGCCATCAAGCGCGGCGCTGGCCTCACCGGCGACTCGGTTGAATATCAGACCATCATGTACGAAGGCTACGGTCCCGGGGGAGTCGCGATTCTCGTCGAGTGCCTCACCGACAACAAGAACCGCTCGGCAACCGAGGTGCGCACCGCGATGACTCGCAACCACGGCACCATGGCCGACCCGGGCAGTGTCGCCTACAACTTCGAGCGCAAGGGCGTCATCGAGGTTCCCGCCGAGGGCACCAGCGAAGACGACATTCTTATGGCCGTGCTCGACGCGGGCGCCGAAGAGGTCACCCCGGCTCCCAACGGAGAGTTCTTTGAGGTCATCGTCGACACCGCGCAGCTGAACGCCGCTCGCACCGCACTCGTCGACTCGGGCATCGAATACGACTCGGCCGAGTCGCAGTTCGTGCCGAACCTCAAGGTCGATATTGACCTCGAGGTCGCGAAGAAGATGTTCCAGCTCATCGACGCGCTCGAAGATAGCGACGACGTGCAGAACGTCTACGCCAACTTCGACCTCTCAGCTGAGGTGCAAGAGCAGCTCGCAAACGAAGAGTAA
- the dusB gene encoding tRNA dihydrouridine synthase DusB has protein sequence MKETGTLEPLRIGNLTIGSPIVLAPMAGITNTAFRRLCREYGEGLYVSEMITSRALVEQTDTSLRLIKHHESETPRSIQLYGVDPHYMGEAVRYLVENDLADHIDMNFGCPVPKVTRKGGGAALPWKHDLFTSIVKAAVREAGDVPVTVKMRKGIDDDHLTFLDAAKAAEDAGVAAIALHGRTANQHYSGEADWESIRTLKEAITSVPILGNGDIWSGADAVRMVEETGCDGVVVGRGCQGRPWLFADLNAAFQERAGIISPEEARAAQVKPLLGGVMDTIRRHTELLIEFFDGEELRACRDIRKHIAWYLKGYGVGGDVRRSLAGVETLEHMDEIFETMDREIPYPEEAAEGPRGRAGRPKRTALPDGWLDSRETASVDFTELEEAERDDSGG, from the coding sequence GTGAAAGAGACTGGAACCCTAGAACCGTTGCGCATCGGCAACCTCACGATCGGCTCGCCCATCGTGCTGGCGCCGATGGCGGGCATCACGAACACGGCGTTCAGGAGGCTCTGCCGAGAGTACGGCGAGGGCCTGTACGTGAGCGAAATGATCACCTCGCGGGCGCTCGTCGAGCAGACTGACACCTCGCTCAGGCTCATCAAGCACCACGAGAGCGAGACGCCTCGCTCGATTCAGCTGTACGGCGTTGATCCGCACTATATGGGTGAAGCCGTGCGCTACCTCGTCGAGAACGATCTCGCCGATCACATCGACATGAACTTTGGTTGCCCAGTGCCGAAGGTGACCCGCAAGGGCGGGGGAGCCGCGCTGCCATGGAAACACGACCTCTTTACGAGCATCGTGAAGGCAGCGGTACGCGAGGCCGGCGACGTTCCTGTCACCGTGAAGATGCGCAAGGGCATTGACGACGACCACCTGACGTTCCTCGACGCGGCCAAGGCCGCCGAAGACGCCGGCGTCGCGGCGATCGCGCTGCACGGACGAACCGCCAATCAGCACTACTCGGGAGAGGCCGACTGGGAGTCGATCCGCACCCTCAAAGAGGCGATCACGAGCGTACCGATTCTCGGCAACGGCGACATCTGGTCGGGAGCCGACGCGGTGCGCATGGTTGAAGAGACCGGCTGCGACGGCGTCGTTGTCGGGCGCGGTTGCCAGGGGCGCCCGTGGCTGTTTGCCGATCTGAACGCGGCGTTCCAGGAGCGGGCCGGCATCATCTCGCCAGAAGAGGCGCGCGCTGCTCAGGTGAAGCCACTGCTCGGCGGCGTCATGGACACGATTCGCCGCCACACCGAACTGCTCATCGAATTCTTTGATGGCGAAGAGCTGCGCGCCTGCCGTGACATTCGCAAGCACATCGCTTGGTACCTCAAGGGGTACGGGGTTGGCGGCGACGTGCGCCGTTCGCTCGCGGGCGTTGAGACGCTCGAGCACATGGACGAGATCTTCGAGACGATGGATCGCGAGATTCCATACCCTGAAGAGGCCGCCGAGGGGCCGCGGGGCAGGGCCGGCAGGCCCAAGCGCACCGCGTTGCCCGACGGCTGGCTCGACTCGCGTGAGACGGCCTCGGTCGATTTCACCGAGCTCGAAGAAGCTGAGAGGGACGACTCAGGTGGCTAA
- a CDS encoding deoxyguanosinetriphosphate triphosphohydrolase yields the protein MAKAQYTAHDAERYLDESHASSRSPFVRDRARVIHSGGWRRLAAKTQVLSPTAGIDFARNRLTHSLEVAQIGRELATSLGLDEDIVDTACLAHDLGHPPFGHNGERALDQWMTGYGGFEGNAQTLRILARLEPKRFTADGKSVGLNLTRATLDASCKYPWSLDEAVAKLAVPLDHSPKFGYYADDLPVYEWMREGATPRTKCAEAQVMDLSDDIAYSVHDFEDAVVSGFIDPELLSSRSGHDSLIEQVREWAGEDFTNEQLALAFDRIATIDSWLSSWRGSNQDHAQLKNFTSDLIGRFARASIDLTREAAGSANIARYGANIVVPRHVEEEIAVLKGIVAAYVMASGRRQPTYRRQRDLLEELLTVLWESGPQHLEVPFQHELIAAESESAARRVIVDQVASLTDQGAIAWHQRLCVAPLV from the coding sequence GTGGCTAAAGCTCAGTACACGGCGCACGACGCCGAGCGGTATCTCGACGAGTCGCACGCGAGCTCGCGCAGCCCGTTTGTGCGCGATCGGGCGCGCGTGATCCACTCGGGTGGGTGGCGCAGGCTCGCCGCGAAGACGCAGGTGCTGAGCCCGACCGCCGGCATCGACTTCGCGCGCAACCGCCTCACGCACTCGCTCGAGGTCGCACAGATTGGCCGCGAACTCGCGACGTCGCTCGGCCTTGACGAAGACATCGTCGATACCGCCTGCCTCGCCCACGACCTTGGGCACCCGCCCTTTGGCCACAACGGTGAGCGCGCCCTCGACCAGTGGATGACGGGCTACGGCGGCTTCGAGGGTAACGCCCAGACGCTGCGCATTCTCGCAAGGCTCGAGCCCAAGCGCTTCACCGCTGACGGCAAGAGCGTTGGCCTGAACCTCACCCGTGCGACGCTCGACGCGAGCTGCAAGTACCCGTGGAGCCTCGACGAGGCTGTCGCGAAGCTCGCGGTGCCGCTCGACCACTCGCCAAAGTTCGGTTACTACGCCGACGACCTGCCGGTGTATGAGTGGATGCGCGAGGGCGCGACGCCCAGGACGAAGTGCGCTGAGGCTCAGGTCATGGACCTGTCAGACGACATTGCGTACTCGGTGCACGACTTCGAAGACGCCGTCGTGAGTGGGTTCATCGACCCCGAACTCTTGAGCAGCCGCTCTGGCCACGACAGCCTCATCGAGCAGGTGCGCGAGTGGGCCGGGGAAGACTTCACGAACGAGCAGCTCGCGCTCGCGTTTGATCGCATCGCCACGATTGATTCGTGGCTTTCGTCGTGGCGCGGATCGAACCAGGACCACGCGCAACTCAAAAACTTCACGAGCGATCTCATCGGCCGCTTCGCGCGCGCCTCGATCGATCTCACGCGAGAAGCCGCGGGATCCGCAAATATCGCCCGCTACGGAGCAAACATCGTCGTGCCACGCCACGTTGAAGAGGAGATCGCGGTGCTCAAGGGCATCGTTGCCGCCTACGTTATGGCTTCCGGGCGACGACAGCCGACGTACCGGCGCCAGCGGGATCTGCTCGAAGAGCTGCTCACCGTGCTCTGGGAGAGCGGGCCACAGCACCTCGAGGTGCCGTTTCAGCACGAGCTCATCGCCGCCGAGAGCGAGAGTGCCGCGAGGCGTGTCATCGTCGACCAGGTGGCCTCGTTGACCGACCAAGGAGCGATTGCCTGGCATCAGCGCCTGTGTGTCGCTCCCCTGGTATAG
- the recO gene encoding DNA repair protein RecO encodes MAVYRDQGIVLRTHKLGEADRIITMFLRERGVTRLVAKGVRKTSSKFGGRLEPFMLVDIQAYEGRSLDTITQVVTLQAYTQALAHDYDRYSIGSILVETSEKLAEDGGGRAHFNLLLGALRTLAEGEIDPELVRDAYLIRAIALSGWAAGFVDCVVCEAPGPHQRLSVQHGGVLCERCGEAGIMRVTQETPELLAALFSGDWPTAIAAGDRARKEAASFAASYTQWHLERGLKSMRIASHSQR; translated from the coding sequence ATGGCAGTTTACCGCGATCAGGGAATCGTGCTGAGAACGCACAAGCTCGGCGAGGCCGATCGCATCATCACGATGTTTTTGCGCGAGCGAGGGGTCACGCGGCTCGTCGCGAAGGGGGTGCGCAAAACCTCGTCGAAGTTTGGTGGGCGGCTCGAACCCTTCATGCTCGTCGATATTCAGGCGTACGAGGGCCGCTCGCTCGACACGATCACGCAGGTGGTGACGTTGCAGGCCTATACGCAGGCGCTGGCGCACGACTACGACCGCTACAGCATCGGCAGCATTCTCGTTGAGACGAGCGAGAAGCTCGCTGAAGACGGGGGAGGGCGGGCCCACTTTAACCTGCTGCTCGGCGCCCTGCGAACGCTCGCTGAGGGCGAGATCGATCCGGAGCTCGTGCGCGACGCGTACCTCATTCGCGCGATTGCGCTGTCGGGCTGGGCCGCTGGCTTCGTCGACTGCGTCGTGTGCGAGGCGCCCGGCCCACACCAGCGACTCTCGGTGCAGCACGGTGGGGTGCTGTGTGAACGCTGCGGCGAAGCCGGCATCATGCGGGTCACGCAAGAAACCCCTGAGCTGCTCGCGGCACTCTTCTCTGGAGACTGGCCGACCGCGATCGCGGCGGGCGATCGAGCGAGAAAAGAGGCGGCGAGCTTTGCAGCGTCGTATACTCAATGGCATCTTGAACGCGGCCTCAAATCAATGCGGATCGCTTCGCACTCACAACGGTAG
- the ruvC gene encoding crossover junction endodeoxyribonuclease RuvC — protein sequence MRILGIDPGLTRCGVGIIHVSARRQLSFEHVEVLRSAPDAPLPSRLALLGTGLEAIITRGDVDAVSLERVFAQQNLPSVMGVAQISGIVMFLAERAGVPVTLYTPNEVKSRVTGYGAADKSQVTNMVMKHLGLKTPPKPADAADALALAITHALSTPYAGRKTTPLGSAIAAGAAAATGPRGGSATTPAQEAWLAAERAAKRR from the coding sequence GTGCGCATTCTGGGTATTGATCCCGGCCTCACCAGGTGTGGGGTCGGGATCATTCACGTTTCAGCGCGCCGCCAGCTCTCGTTCGAGCACGTCGAGGTGCTGCGTTCAGCGCCTGACGCGCCCTTGCCGAGCCGCCTCGCGTTGCTCGGTACGGGCCTCGAAGCAATCATCACGCGGGGCGATGTTGACGCCGTGTCACTCGAGCGCGTTTTCGCCCAGCAAAACCTGCCGAGCGTCATGGGCGTCGCCCAAATCTCGGGCATCGTCATGTTCCTTGCCGAGCGCGCCGGCGTTCCCGTGACGCTCTACACCCCAAACGAGGTGAAGTCGCGCGTGACCGGCTATGGCGCCGCCGACAAGAGCCAGGTCACCAACATGGTCATGAAGCACCTCGGCCTTAAGACGCCCCCGAAACCGGCAGACGCGGCAGACGCCCTGGCCCTCGCCATCACCCACGCTCTCTCGACGCCGTACGCTGGTCGCAAGACGACCCCGCTTGGCTCGGCAATCGCGGCTGGGGCCGCTGCCGCGACCGGCCCACGCGGCGGATCGGCCACGACTCCCGCGCAGGAAGCGTGGCTCGCGGCCGAGCGCGCGGCGAAGCGGCGGTAG